Genomic DNA from uncultured Methanobrevibacter sp.:
GCGATTATAAGCAAAATCACCGCCTGCTTTAACTTGACACTACTGCTTTCAAATGATACGCTTAACATCTGCTTCACAGTGGCGTTGTCCTGCCTGAGCAATGTCTTTAAAAACAGATACAGGAAATTAAAAAGCACAAAACCTGACGCACAGGCAATGATGCATGATGAAAACTCAAATATTCCATGAGGCACAATCAGAAGGAATGTTTTAAGAAAATCATCATTGGCTGCAAGATAGTAGCCTGCAAAAAAACCATTGAAAGCAAGTATAACCGCTGAAAAGCACAGTATCAAACCGTATAAGAACATCTGAAA
This window encodes:
- a CDS encoding stage II sporulation protein M, producing the protein MLDDVKLAFTENRLAVVSAIAIFFISIVLGYVLEPYLYSFFNPVVEDLTHKVQTGVITITFQSIFLNNIKIVFQMFLYGLILCFSAVILAFNGFFAGYYLAANDDFLKTFLLIVPHGIFEFSSCIIACASGFVLFNFLYLFLKTLLRQDNATVKQMLSVSFESSSVKLKQAVILLIIASILMAIAGFFESYLTLPIAEFLYSILT